DNA sequence from the Malus domestica chromosome 11, GDT2T_hap1 genome:
CCTATTGTTGTACAAGGTAAATATCATTAGAGATGAGGATATGATAGTTTGTGTTGACTGAAAAGATGATTCTATATTGTAAGATACAATTGTTTTCTTTCGGTCAGTAAAGGTTTTACTCATGATATCTTTTGGGAatgaagtatttttttttttcctttgcttttGCTATGCCATTTGATACCCACTGCATGGCTTAATTTCGTTTGTATTTTCATCTGTTCCTACGGttgattttatattttgatgATATTTGCAGGAAGCTATTAATTCTGCATCATCGGTGACTCAAACCTTAAGCGGAGAAGTGGCTGATGGTCAACGTAAGCTCATAGCTCTGGCAGCTGCACGGGGAAACTCAAGTGCAGTAAATCCTATGGTCACACAACTCACTAATGGACCTTTGGGTGGTCTCCACGAGAAGGTTTGTTCTCTATCTTAAATTTGTGGAATCTGTGGATATGTAACTCCAAAATGTTCAATTTTATCATTGAGGGTTGGTTGGTCGACTACTTTTATCATGAAAAGCAATTTATTTTTGCATGATAGGTTGAGGTGCCTTTGGATCCAAAGAATGAGCTATCGAGGCTGGTATCTGAACGCAAGTACGAGGAGGCTTTCACAGTGGCTCTGCAAAGAAGTGATGTGACCATCGTATCGTGGTTGTGCCATCAGGTATGCTTTAGATGATACCCATGGTGGTTATCTGAGATTCTGAGCTTGCAAAGGATTATCAGCCCGAAACATTCTTACGCCTCTTTTTTCCAGGTTGATCTGCGTGGGATATTGCTGTCGAATCCTGTTCCCCTGAGCCAAGGTGTGCTTCTTTCTCTTTTGCAACAACTGGCGTGTGATATCAGCAATGATACACCCAGAAAAGTTGCATGGATGACGGATGTGGCGGGCGCCATAAACCCGGCTAACCAAATGATTGCGATGCACGTACGGCCTATATTTGAGCAAGTTTACAATATACTGCACCATCAACATGCCTTGCCTACGGTCTCTAGTGCCGAACACACAAGTATCCGACTTCTCATGCATGTCATCAACTCCATGATGATGGCCTGTAAGTGATTATCCATCTCTCTACAAATCTACCATTGTGCAAGAAACAATATTTATATGGACATTTTGTACAAAAATCTGCTGTGATCTCTTATGAAAAGCGTCGCCGAACCGTGTAGAGTCAGTTTTCGTCGAATTGGATACATAGGGCTTAGGCATTTCGGGATACTGTATTTATCGTCTCTTTTTTCGCCTTTCTTTTACTTGTCATGGCTCTATGTAAACTGCAATTTTGTGTTTTCTTCACACCTGTGAATGCATCTGTGTTTCTATTTTTCCTTAAATTTTAGATGTGTCTTTCGAGTTTATAGTCAATAATTTGTAGACAAGGTCCCCAACAAATTGCGATGAGAGTTGATCTATAGTACATGTTTAAGGACGTGAGTTGATATTGTTGTATCACTACAACTAACGTGTCTTGGGTTTAAATGTTAAAATGGTTCCTGTGTTTTACCCTGCCGATCAATTTAGTCCTTGTGTTTTCAATTTTACCGATTCTATTTCTGTGTTTAATTCAGTTAGTCGATGTgctccttttcaatccaattactgttaaatttttaaaaacatgTTTCAAATTGATAAGAAACAACAAAATTGAAACCTCCCACCTCCTACATTTCCCAAAATCCTAGCCACCACCATTACCAAATCCATCCAAAACcaaggaattggatcctcttgccttggtatcctcttgaCCCATTAACACGGACcgttgaatcaaaatttaatggCTACAATTACTATAACTTTAGAGGATCcttctgtttgtagccgttagatcaaaatcTAACGGTTCGTGTTAACGGATCAGGAGGATCCTGAGGGTTTGCCTcaaagaggatccaattcccaaTACCAACACTCCAACCACCATGAATCGTCTCATAACCACCCATCATCTCTCTCCGAATAAATCACCCCACGGTCCCCCACCTGCCATTGAATACTGCGTCGTTTTTCCGCGATACATCGACGTTGCATTACTCTCCGCCTTCCGCTCCACTGCGCCAGCGTGGACCCATACGACCCTAATCCGAGTCATCCTCGCTGCACATTCGTGGCTGGAGATGTTGCCTTGAGTTCTTAATCtgaactttttattttatttttatttaaatctttttttgtttttaaatttacatTGAGCTTTTcatatttattaaattaaaatgaaatattTAACAGTAAATTAACAGAATTGACCAAAATGGCTAACGATTTAAAACACGAGACTAAATTGATAATATAAAACACATGGACCCTTTCGACATTTAAGcttattttttaatcattttttagaACCCAAATAAAAGGGTCAATTTATCTTGGGTAAACTCCTTAATTTTTTTGTCacttattacttttttttttttgtcaaacgatagatttatttgattagatgttagattaaggAGCCAATAAAATTCGAACTCACTTTGCGATACAAAAGTAACACTTTTATCTACCATGGTGATAGAGGACCAATTGCAATTATTGATTACCTTTAATTCATTAGATCCGACAACCAAAAATTatgtaaaagaaaaatgaaattaatataaataaataaataaagatgtAATTTCCGTTCAAATTCATTCACTTCGTACGCCGTCATCATAAAAGCATTTACAAAAAATTTCCCTACCttctaataatttttttctttttacacgCAGACTCTTaaatttcccttctttttcaagaaaggaaaaaaaaacacgcAAAAGTCGGTGTCTGCTGAGTCAGCGGCGAGTCTGGTGGACCCCGGGATCCTGTTCGCTTTACGTTTTCTACCAGCACTGGTCCGTTTCCCACCTCCGGGTCGAGTAAAACCCGTCGGCTCGAAACCCGACCGAGCTCCTCCGCCGATTAAAATCAATGTGACCAGCGCCCACCGACATGTCGTACACCGCACGGGCCGCCGGATCGGACAGCGTGGCGTAGGCGTTGTGAATCTGGATGAAATCCCGGCCGTCGGACTCCGACCGCGACGCGTCCGGGTGGTATTCCTTGGCCAAGCTCCGGTACGCTGACTTGATCTCCGATTGGGAGGCGTTGGCCGTGACCCGGAGGACGTCGTAGAGGCTCGCCGCCGAGGCACCGGGTCGCGGCTTGGCCTCGGTGAAGGCCTGGGCGGAGGAGGCCTTGATCTGGAAACTGCGCCGCTGGGGGAGGGGCATTTGGGGAAGGGGGTTTGCGGCGGAGGGGAAGAGGGTTGTAGACATTGGGGATTTTGGCGGTCTGCGGAGGGCAATTTGGGAATTGGAAGAGtttgggaggaggaggaggatggtgTGAATGGAACTTTTGAAAAGGGGGTATAAATAGAAGTCAAAATGCAAAGACGCAGCAAaatctgtgtgtgtgttgtgcgtTTTCAGGGGGCGCTGACGTGGCACGTGTTCCAGCGGCTTACAGTTTATATTTTTTGCTTCTAGAAGCAAGCACCAGGGTTTTCCCAAAATACACGGttagtaaattaatttttaatttaaccaTTCTTTAGTCTCACATGCTATGAGCAATTCagtgaattttgatttaaatatatatatttttttaaattgttttaatgGTCAGATTTAATTTGAgttgttatatatatttttactgtTTGATTTGCTcatatttgtaattttgatttaaaaaaaaaaaggaatatggACCAACGGTCTAACCATGTGGGCTGtccggtaaaaaaaaaatagtcgtCCGTCTTTCCATAAGTGGCCGACAAAGTCAGCAACTGTATCCTAGCCTCTAACCTTGACTCATTGTCTAGgtttaatttggacaaaaaaaaaaagttttagccCAAATTTTTGTTAGCCCAATGATTGAAGAAGATGTGGGCGagtttaaaacttaaattttaaattttaaactaGCCATTGAAGTTGGTCTAATAACTAGGGTTTAGTGAATGTATCACTAAATTTGTGTGATTGACCTGATGTTCGACTTATTATAAATGTCTTGTGTGATACTTAATTATAATTGGTTAATTGCGTGGTTgtcaaaatctaaaaaaaaaaaaaaaatctctcaaatgTGAATGGTACATAAAATTGTAACTTGCCCTaagttaattattattttttggtaaaCAACGAGGATACAACCCAAAGtaaaactaactcaaaataGCAATGAAACAAAACGAGTTCGAAAGACTCCAAAAATTTTGTTTATAAGAGGCAATTCAATCCAGCCAGGGGCTGATCAAACACATGAACGCCAACATtcatattaaaatttcaatttgtcAACTGATCCGTCACATAATTCTTTTTCCAGAATTACAGTttcgataaaaaaaaaggaagtaagTTTTTAGTATTTATTTTTCATAGAACACTTGTAGATATTTTGTAGAGGCATGATGATGAAGATGGGCAGGTAACTAACTATGCTATCAAACTTTTGTTGGTGTTGTAGGACGTGCCTTATTttttggaactttaacgaaaagcttctaatactgtttattttaaagaaaaaccatatttttacactaaaaagtcaatcctggtattatttactttaatctttattttgtccttatcgttaaaactcaaagttttcaaaccatttttattagttttctattttttaggCAGATATTTCAAGTGATATcatgacacaccctaacccgaagactaggacgtgctggccgtcacgtgagcgtgacgtaaccataaacgcaagcggaaacgatttaataataaaatacgagTCAACAAAAACCACTAATTATACAGTTATTAACAACCTAGCattctatgtgcataagagtgtactaaacacacataaacagagcataagcatctaggtgcagtcaagtaggaacatagctattttacaacaccctcgggtgagtcctacatttatttattcTGTCAGAATCACCGAAGTAGtcctcgtaggccaccaacgcctcaactatcaactagaacctggaggggcgaaaaacagaaaacgtgagtgggcgaaaataaagcttttccaaatcatttcattttataacccctttttggaaaacctgtatactttcccagaaaaatagtatatagcatatatatatctcaacatctcgatcatcaatcttataacaGATTCAATAAGAATGTACCATGTCAATTTCAACAgtttagtatgaatgcattgacataatataaatcaggtaaaagaaataatcaatcggaggccctctaatagccctgaacgattgaatctagagctcaacatctatcaatctcactctgccggagtcactccgcgtgacctgtccggccttctgcacatcagtcggaaccacctaatgtagtctgaacgactcatggtaatattcgctctagtgcttctctcatcaatcatctgtatacaataacctaaggtcacccaccagtcataatctcactaacactctacgactagcccgtcgtacccactccgcgtggactgtacgaccagcatctacttggatccaaggcgagcgtgcgatgcggtgaatactataagcactaaaccatggtgcaggatatgagctcaatatacatcatcatcataatagtaattaaatactcacctgatactcacctgtgcgtccacagcaccatctTACATATATGCATTATACGACAGTTCATAATATTCATaacattctatgcatggcaatcacatcatatttcatttcatttcaatatactttttatttaaatttgatttctggggaaatcgagtatataggtatatatatatataaacaaatgcccactcactggtatgtcgccgggtcgtaaccccctggacgcccctggatgtgctcgtcctcgttaTATGACCCACCTAtaagtgaaataacttaaaacaatcatttaacgcacatttaacgcacctaaaccaaactaggtaattaattcttcatacgatgctcaaattgggtatatgaatataccacagtgacctacacaacctcaggatcatccccatatttttaaaataatttttggaggtctcacgcgcccccacgcgcctgacgtggcactgacctacgcgccccccacgcgcagccacgtgccaggcacactgacggcACAGTAACggccgttagggaatattcctgGAATATTCCGTTAGCTAACTGATGGCGTCAGTTAACGCCgttggaatattccgtcaaaactgacggaatattcgtcgtcttctccggcgagtcgccggccgccggcgactgttcgccggtttctggaaaaatttcaaattgacttttctccttcgtttttcgtccaatttct
Encoded proteins:
- the LOC103407609 gene encoding chaperone protein dnaJ 11, chloroplastic-like encodes the protein MSTTLFPSAANPLPQMPLPQRRSFQIKASSAQAFTEAKPRPGASAASLYDVLRVTANASQSEIKSAYRSLAKEYHPDASRSESDGRDFIQIHNAYATLSDPAARAVYDMSVGAGHIDFNRRRSSVGFRADGFYSTRRWETDQCW